The following proteins are co-located in the Macadamia integrifolia cultivar HAES 741 chromosome 3, SCU_Mint_v3, whole genome shotgun sequence genome:
- the LOC122074399 gene encoding uncharacterized mitochondrial protein AtMg00810-like, protein MLGCKLASSLIEQNHKLGEDCGPSLIDAGKYQRLVEKLIYLSLTHPDISYAVRVVSQFMYTPKSGHLDAMYRILIYLKSSPGKGLLYARNNHLRIEGYSDAEWAGSISDRRSTSSYCTFVGGNLVTWRSKKQPIVARSNAKAEYRAMAHAICELT, encoded by the coding sequence ATGTTGGGTTGTAAACTGGCAAGTTCTcttattgagcagaatcataagcttGGAGAGGATTGTGGTCCTTCCCTTattgatgcagggaaataccAGAGGCTAGTGGAGAAACTGATTTATTTATCTCTGACTCACCCAGACATTTCTTATGCAGTGAGAGTAGTGAGTCAATTTATGTATACACCCAaaagtgggcacttggatgctaTGTACCGTATCCTCatatacttgaagtcctctccaggaaaaggCCTTTTGTATGCCAGGAATAATCacttgaggatagaaggctATTCAGATGCTGAATGGGCTGGATCCAtttctgataggagatctacatctagttattgcacatttgtgggtggTAACCTGGTCACATGGAGAAGCAAGAAACAGCCGATTGTAGCTAGATCCAATGCAAAGGCTGAGTACAGAGCAATGGCTCATGCTATTTGTGAGCTCACTTAG